In a single window of the Lacerta agilis isolate rLacAgi1 chromosome 15, rLacAgi1.pri, whole genome shotgun sequence genome:
- the PEX12 gene encoding peroxisome assembly protein 12 → MAEHGAHLTAASIYEDRPSIFEVVAQDSLMSAVRPALQHVAKVLAESNPGRYGFLWRWFDEIYALLDLHLQHHFLSRCSASFAENFYSLKRVVLMHGGGKSRKRRSVTAGLPRRPHWKSLCLLVLIPYLRTKLEALVSRLREEDDYSIHPPSSSWKRFYRAFLAAYPFVNLAWEGWFLAQQLCYVLGKSRHHSPLLRLAGVQLVRLTAEDVRALEKAAAMSGSPQPAGSLKQQVQSAAKKALGGLAFSLSTGLSVGVFFLQFLEWWYSSENQESIKSLTALPTPPPPVHLDRRAGSPLLPKLKTVCPLCRKVRANDTALSTSGFVFCYRCAYNYVKQHQRCPVTGYATELQHLVKLYTPEN, encoded by the exons ATGGCAGAGCATGGGGCTCACCTCACTGCGGCCTCCATCTATGAGGACAGGCCATCCATCTTTGAGGTCGTTGCCCAAGACAGCTTGATGTCAGCCGTGAGGCCCGCACTGCAACATGTGGCCAAG GTGCTGGCAGAATCCAACCCTGGCCGTTATGGCTTCTTGTGGCGCTGGTTTGACGAAATCTATGCCCTCCTGGATCTGCACCTCCAGCATCACTTCCTCTCAAGGTGCAGCGCCTCTTTCGCTGAGAACTTCTACAGCTTGAAGAGAGTGGTGCTGATGCACGGCGGTGGCAAGTCCAGGAAGAGACGCTCAGTCACTGCCGGGTTGCCGCGTAGGCCTCACTGGAAGTCCCTCTGCCTGCTGGTCCTCATTCCCTACCTGAGGACCAAACTGGAAGCACTGGTTTCCCGTCTCCGGGAGGAGGACGATTACTCCATCCACCCACCATCATCGTCCTGGAAGCGGTTCTACAGGGCCTTCCTGGCCGCTTACCCCTTTGTGAACTTGGCTTGGGAGGGCTGGTTCCTGGCCCAGCAGCTCTGCTATGTCCTGGGGAAGTCCCGGCACCACTCTCCCCTGCTGAGGCTGGCTGGCGTCCAGCTGGTGAGGCTCACGGCGGAAGATGTGCGAGCCTTAGAGAAGGCGGCAGCCATGAGCGGGAGCCCACAGCCAGCAGGAAG CTTGAAACAGCAGGTACAGTCTGCTGCAAAAAAAGCCTTGGGCGGCCTGGCCTTCTCCCTCTCCACCGGGCTCTCCGTGGGCGTCTTCTTTCTCCAGTTCTTGGAATGGTGGTACTCGTCCGAGAACCAGGAGTCCATCAAGTCCCTGACAGCTCTGCCTACCCCTCCGCCGCCCGTCCACCTGGACCGCAGGGCAGGCTCCCCGCTCTTGCCGAAGCTCAAGACCGTCTGCCCGCTCTGCCGCAAAGTCCGCGCCAACGACACGGCCCTCTCCACCTCCGGCTTCGTCTTCTGCTACCGCTGCGCCTACAACTACGTGAAGCAGCACCAGCGGTGTCCTGTCACTGGCTACGCCACGGAACTCCAGCACCTTGTCAAACTGTATACCCCTGAAAACTGA
- the TAF15 gene encoding TATA-binding protein-associated factor 2N isoform X4 — protein MDRHHRGNRLPKAFPVGSSGYGQSGQQGYGGYENQNQSSYSQESYGSQGQQKEPSGSSRTSYDQKSNYGQQPGSYNQPSGYSQPPGSYDQLSGYSQQPKQFDQPSGYSQQGQQQSSYDQQSSYSQNRGSYDQQHDLGPQQGSYNQKSNYGQPPGSYGQNQPSYQSQQKESYGQNMQDDRREKSRYGEDNRGYGGPRGSGSRFDSDSRGPLLGLSGGDRGGFKNFGGQREYGQKPDTDSESDNSDNNTIFVQGLGDDVSTDQVAEYFKQIGVIKTNKKTGKLMINLYTDKDTGKPKGEATVSFDDPPSAKAAIDWFDGKEFNGSVIRVSFATRRPEFLRGGNGGGGGGGGGGGRRGSRGGGFGRGGGFQGRGGEPKSGDWVCPNPSCGNMNFARRNSCNQCDEPRPDDGHPSGGEFRGRGGFGGDRGFRGRRGGGFGGKMGGRNDFRSDQRNRPY, from the exons ATGGACAGGCACCACAG GGGCAACCGTTTACCTAAAGCGTTCCCTGTTGGATCTTCAGGTTACGGGCAGAGCGGCCAGCAAGGATACGGGGGATATGAAAATCAGAACCAGAGCTCTTACAGCCAGGAGTCTTACGGCAGTCAGGGGCAGCAGAAAGAGCCATCAGGCAG CAGCAGGACTTCCTACGACCAGAAGTCGAACTACGGGCAGCAGCCAGGTTCCTATAACCAGCCCTCAGGTTACAGTCAGCCACCAGGGTCCTATGACCAACTGTCCGGTTACAGCCAGCAGCCGAAGCAGTTTGACCAGCCGTCGGGCTACAGCCAGCAGGGACAGCAGCAAAGCTCGTACGACCAGCAGTCAAGTTACAGTCAAAACCGAGGCTCCTATGACCAGCAGCACGATTTGGGGCCACAGCAAGGCTCCTACAACCAGAAGTCCAACTACGGGCAGCCGCCAGGATCGTACGGCCAGAACCAGCCGTCCTACCAATCCCAGCAGAAGGAAAGCTATGGCCAGAACATGCAAG ATGATCGACGTGAGAAGAGTAGGTATGGCGAAGACAACAGAGGCTATGGTGGGCCCCGAGGAAGTGGAAGCAGGTTCGATTCTGACAGCAGAGGTCCGTTGTTGGGCTTAAG TGGTGGTGACCGAGGTGGCTTCAAAAATTTTGGTG GTCAGAGGGAATATGGGCAGAAGCCAGACACAG ATTCGGAGTCTGACAACTCTGATAACAACACCATCTTTGTACAAGGACTGGGAGATGACGTTTCAACAGATCAAGTTGCCGAATATTTCAAGCAAATAGGTGTCATTAAG ACTAACAAGAAAACTGGCAAACTCATGATTAACCTCTATACGGACAAGGATACTGGGAAGCCAAAGGGCGAAGCGACAGTGTCTTTTGATGACCCGCCATCTGCTAAGGCAGCCATTGACTGGTTTGATG GAAAGGAATTCAACGGCAGTGTTATCAGGGTTTCCTTTGCAACCAGACGGCCTGAATTCCTGCGAGGAGGCaatggaggaggtggtggtggtggtggtggtggtggtcgcCGAG GTTCCCGAGGAGGGGGCTTCGGAAGAGGCGGCGGCTTCCAGGGCCGAGGCGGAGAACCCAAAAGTGGCGACTGGGTTTGCCCCAACCC GAGCTGTGGCAATATGAATTTTGCCCGTCGAAATTCCTGCAATCAGTGCGATGAGCCCAGGCCAGATGATGGGCATCCGTCAGGAGGAg AGTTCCGCGGCCGGGGAGGCTTTGGAGGCGACCGGGGATTCAGAGGACGCAGAGGCGGTGGCTTTGGCGGAAAAATGGGAGGCCG aAATGACTTCAGAAGCGATCAACGCAACCGACCCTACTAA
- the TAF15 gene encoding TATA-binding protein-associated factor 2N isoform X2, whose product MASDSGSFSHSGDQQQSYTGYSNQGNQSYGQAPQGYPGYEQSGESSSYGQSYGGYQGNYGQTQTGYGQSGQQGYGGYENQNQSSYSQESYGSQGQQKEPSGSRTSYDQKSNYGQQPGSYNQPSGYSQPPGSYDQLSGYSQQPKQFDQPSGYSQQGQQQSSYDQQSSYSQNRGSYDQQHDLGPQQGSYNQKSNYGQPPGSYGQNQPSYQSQQKESYGQNMQDDRREKSRYGEDNRGYGGPRGSGSRFDSDSRGPLLGLSGGDRGGFKNFGGQREYGQKPDTDSESDNSDNNTIFVQGLGDDVSTDQVAEYFKQIGVIKTNKKTGKLMINLYTDKDTGKPKGEATVSFDDPPSAKAAIDWFDGKEFNGSVIRVSFATRRPEFLRGGNGGGGGGGGGGGRRGSRGGGFGRGGGFQGRGGEPKSGDWVCPNPSCGNMNFARRNSCNQCDEPRPDDGHPSGGEFRGRGGFGGDRGFRGRRGGGFGGKMGGRNDFRSDQRNRPY is encoded by the exons ATGGCGTCGG ATTCTGGAAGTTTCAGCCATTCTGGAGATCAGCAACAAAG CTACACAGGATATAGCAATCAAGGAAATCAAAGCTATGGACAGGCACCACAG GGCTATCCTGGCTATGAGCAGAGTGGGGAGAGCTCCTCTTATGGGCAAAGTTACGGAGGCTATCAAGGAAACTATGGACAGACCCAGACAG GTTACGGGCAGAGCGGCCAGCAAGGATACGGGGGATATGAAAATCAGAACCAGAGCTCTTACAGCCAGGAGTCTTACGGCAGTCAGGGGCAGCAGAAAGAGCCATCAGGCAG CAGGACTTCCTACGACCAGAAGTCGAACTACGGGCAGCAGCCAGGTTCCTATAACCAGCCCTCAGGTTACAGTCAGCCACCAGGGTCCTATGACCAACTGTCCGGTTACAGCCAGCAGCCGAAGCAGTTTGACCAGCCGTCGGGCTACAGCCAGCAGGGACAGCAGCAAAGCTCGTACGACCAGCAGTCAAGTTACAGTCAAAACCGAGGCTCCTATGACCAGCAGCACGATTTGGGGCCACAGCAAGGCTCCTACAACCAGAAGTCCAACTACGGGCAGCCGCCAGGATCGTACGGCCAGAACCAGCCGTCCTACCAATCCCAGCAGAAGGAAAGCTATGGCCAGAACATGCAAG ATGATCGACGTGAGAAGAGTAGGTATGGCGAAGACAACAGAGGCTATGGTGGGCCCCGAGGAAGTGGAAGCAGGTTCGATTCTGACAGCAGAGGTCCGTTGTTGGGCTTAAG TGGTGGTGACCGAGGTGGCTTCAAAAATTTTGGTG GTCAGAGGGAATATGGGCAGAAGCCAGACACAG ATTCGGAGTCTGACAACTCTGATAACAACACCATCTTTGTACAAGGACTGGGAGATGACGTTTCAACAGATCAAGTTGCCGAATATTTCAAGCAAATAGGTGTCATTAAG ACTAACAAGAAAACTGGCAAACTCATGATTAACCTCTATACGGACAAGGATACTGGGAAGCCAAAGGGCGAAGCGACAGTGTCTTTTGATGACCCGCCATCTGCTAAGGCAGCCATTGACTGGTTTGATG GAAAGGAATTCAACGGCAGTGTTATCAGGGTTTCCTTTGCAACCAGACGGCCTGAATTCCTGCGAGGAGGCaatggaggaggtggtggtggtggtggtggtggtggtcgcCGAG GTTCCCGAGGAGGGGGCTTCGGAAGAGGCGGCGGCTTCCAGGGCCGAGGCGGAGAACCCAAAAGTGGCGACTGGGTTTGCCCCAACCC GAGCTGTGGCAATATGAATTTTGCCCGTCGAAATTCCTGCAATCAGTGCGATGAGCCCAGGCCAGATGATGGGCATCCGTCAGGAGGAg AGTTCCGCGGCCGGGGAGGCTTTGGAGGCGACCGGGGATTCAGAGGACGCAGAGGCGGTGGCTTTGGCGGAAAAATGGGAGGCCG aAATGACTTCAGAAGCGATCAACGCAACCGACCCTACTAA
- the TAF15 gene encoding TATA-binding protein-associated factor 2N isoform X3 has translation MASDSGSFSHSGDQQQREVLCGNNTYLPPSLPATQDIAIKEIKAMDRHHRGNRLPKAFPVGSSGYGQSGQQGYGGYENQNQSSYSQESYGSQGQQKEPSGSSRTSYDQKSNYGQQPGSYNQPSGYSQPPGSYDQLSGYSQQPKQFDQPSGYSQQGQQQSSYDQQSSYSQNRGSYDQQHDLGPQQGSYNQKSNYGQPPGSYGQNQPSYQSQQKESYGQNMQDDRREKSRYGEDNRGYGGPRGSGSRFDSDSRGPLLGLSGGDRGGFKNFGGQREYGQKPDTDSESDNSDNNTIFVQGLGDDVSTDQVAEYFKQIGVIKTNKKTGKLMINLYTDKDTGKPKGEATVSFDDPPSAKAAIDWFDGKEFNGSVIRVSFATRRPEFLRGGNGGGGGGGGGGGRRGSRGGGFGRGGGFQGRGGEPKSGDWVCPNPSCGNMNFARRNSCNQCDEPRPDDGHPSGGEFRGRGGFGGDRGFRGRRGGGFGGKMGGRNDFRSDQRNRPY, from the exons ATGGCGTCGG ATTCTGGAAGTTTCAGCCATTCTGGAGATCAGCAACAAAG GGAGGTGCTGTGTGGAAATAATACTTATCTGCCACCTTCTCTTCCAGCTACACAGGATATAGCAATCAAGGAAATCAAAGCTATGGACAGGCACCACAG GGGCAACCGTTTACCTAAAGCGTTCCCTGTTGGATCTTCAGGTTACGGGCAGAGCGGCCAGCAAGGATACGGGGGATATGAAAATCAGAACCAGAGCTCTTACAGCCAGGAGTCTTACGGCAGTCAGGGGCAGCAGAAAGAGCCATCAGGCAG CAGCAGGACTTCCTACGACCAGAAGTCGAACTACGGGCAGCAGCCAGGTTCCTATAACCAGCCCTCAGGTTACAGTCAGCCACCAGGGTCCTATGACCAACTGTCCGGTTACAGCCAGCAGCCGAAGCAGTTTGACCAGCCGTCGGGCTACAGCCAGCAGGGACAGCAGCAAAGCTCGTACGACCAGCAGTCAAGTTACAGTCAAAACCGAGGCTCCTATGACCAGCAGCACGATTTGGGGCCACAGCAAGGCTCCTACAACCAGAAGTCCAACTACGGGCAGCCGCCAGGATCGTACGGCCAGAACCAGCCGTCCTACCAATCCCAGCAGAAGGAAAGCTATGGCCAGAACATGCAAG ATGATCGACGTGAGAAGAGTAGGTATGGCGAAGACAACAGAGGCTATGGTGGGCCCCGAGGAAGTGGAAGCAGGTTCGATTCTGACAGCAGAGGTCCGTTGTTGGGCTTAAG TGGTGGTGACCGAGGTGGCTTCAAAAATTTTGGTG GTCAGAGGGAATATGGGCAGAAGCCAGACACAG ATTCGGAGTCTGACAACTCTGATAACAACACCATCTTTGTACAAGGACTGGGAGATGACGTTTCAACAGATCAAGTTGCCGAATATTTCAAGCAAATAGGTGTCATTAAG ACTAACAAGAAAACTGGCAAACTCATGATTAACCTCTATACGGACAAGGATACTGGGAAGCCAAAGGGCGAAGCGACAGTGTCTTTTGATGACCCGCCATCTGCTAAGGCAGCCATTGACTGGTTTGATG GAAAGGAATTCAACGGCAGTGTTATCAGGGTTTCCTTTGCAACCAGACGGCCTGAATTCCTGCGAGGAGGCaatggaggaggtggtggtggtggtggtggtggtggtcgcCGAG GTTCCCGAGGAGGGGGCTTCGGAAGAGGCGGCGGCTTCCAGGGCCGAGGCGGAGAACCCAAAAGTGGCGACTGGGTTTGCCCCAACCC GAGCTGTGGCAATATGAATTTTGCCCGTCGAAATTCCTGCAATCAGTGCGATGAGCCCAGGCCAGATGATGGGCATCCGTCAGGAGGAg AGTTCCGCGGCCGGGGAGGCTTTGGAGGCGACCGGGGATTCAGAGGACGCAGAGGCGGTGGCTTTGGCGGAAAAATGGGAGGCCG aAATGACTTCAGAAGCGATCAACGCAACCGACCCTACTAA
- the TAF15 gene encoding TATA-binding protein-associated factor 2N isoform X1 — protein sequence MASDSGSFSHSGDQQQSYTGYSNQGNQSYGQAPQGYPGYEQSGESSSYGQSYGGYQGNYGQTQTGYGQSGQQGYGGYENQNQSSYSQESYGSQGQQKEPSGSSRTSYDQKSNYGQQPGSYNQPSGYSQPPGSYDQLSGYSQQPKQFDQPSGYSQQGQQQSSYDQQSSYSQNRGSYDQQHDLGPQQGSYNQKSNYGQPPGSYGQNQPSYQSQQKESYGQNMQDDRREKSRYGEDNRGYGGPRGSGSRFDSDSRGPLLGLSGGDRGGFKNFGGQREYGQKPDTDSESDNSDNNTIFVQGLGDDVSTDQVAEYFKQIGVIKTNKKTGKLMINLYTDKDTGKPKGEATVSFDDPPSAKAAIDWFDGKEFNGSVIRVSFATRRPEFLRGGNGGGGGGGGGGGRRGSRGGGFGRGGGFQGRGGEPKSGDWVCPNPSCGNMNFARRNSCNQCDEPRPDDGHPSGGEFRGRGGFGGDRGFRGRRGGGFGGKMGGRNDFRSDQRNRPY from the exons ATGGCGTCGG ATTCTGGAAGTTTCAGCCATTCTGGAGATCAGCAACAAAG CTACACAGGATATAGCAATCAAGGAAATCAAAGCTATGGACAGGCACCACAG GGCTATCCTGGCTATGAGCAGAGTGGGGAGAGCTCCTCTTATGGGCAAAGTTACGGAGGCTATCAAGGAAACTATGGACAGACCCAGACAG GTTACGGGCAGAGCGGCCAGCAAGGATACGGGGGATATGAAAATCAGAACCAGAGCTCTTACAGCCAGGAGTCTTACGGCAGTCAGGGGCAGCAGAAAGAGCCATCAGGCAG CAGCAGGACTTCCTACGACCAGAAGTCGAACTACGGGCAGCAGCCAGGTTCCTATAACCAGCCCTCAGGTTACAGTCAGCCACCAGGGTCCTATGACCAACTGTCCGGTTACAGCCAGCAGCCGAAGCAGTTTGACCAGCCGTCGGGCTACAGCCAGCAGGGACAGCAGCAAAGCTCGTACGACCAGCAGTCAAGTTACAGTCAAAACCGAGGCTCCTATGACCAGCAGCACGATTTGGGGCCACAGCAAGGCTCCTACAACCAGAAGTCCAACTACGGGCAGCCGCCAGGATCGTACGGCCAGAACCAGCCGTCCTACCAATCCCAGCAGAAGGAAAGCTATGGCCAGAACATGCAAG ATGATCGACGTGAGAAGAGTAGGTATGGCGAAGACAACAGAGGCTATGGTGGGCCCCGAGGAAGTGGAAGCAGGTTCGATTCTGACAGCAGAGGTCCGTTGTTGGGCTTAAG TGGTGGTGACCGAGGTGGCTTCAAAAATTTTGGTG GTCAGAGGGAATATGGGCAGAAGCCAGACACAG ATTCGGAGTCTGACAACTCTGATAACAACACCATCTTTGTACAAGGACTGGGAGATGACGTTTCAACAGATCAAGTTGCCGAATATTTCAAGCAAATAGGTGTCATTAAG ACTAACAAGAAAACTGGCAAACTCATGATTAACCTCTATACGGACAAGGATACTGGGAAGCCAAAGGGCGAAGCGACAGTGTCTTTTGATGACCCGCCATCTGCTAAGGCAGCCATTGACTGGTTTGATG GAAAGGAATTCAACGGCAGTGTTATCAGGGTTTCCTTTGCAACCAGACGGCCTGAATTCCTGCGAGGAGGCaatggaggaggtggtggtggtggtggtggtggtggtcgcCGAG GTTCCCGAGGAGGGGGCTTCGGAAGAGGCGGCGGCTTCCAGGGCCGAGGCGGAGAACCCAAAAGTGGCGACTGGGTTTGCCCCAACCC GAGCTGTGGCAATATGAATTTTGCCCGTCGAAATTCCTGCAATCAGTGCGATGAGCCCAGGCCAGATGATGGGCATCCGTCAGGAGGAg AGTTCCGCGGCCGGGGAGGCTTTGGAGGCGACCGGGGATTCAGAGGACGCAGAGGCGGTGGCTTTGGCGGAAAAATGGGAGGCCG aAATGACTTCAGAAGCGATCAACGCAACCGACCCTACTAA